One Denticeps clupeoides chromosome 3, fDenClu1.1, whole genome shotgun sequence DNA window includes the following coding sequences:
- the odf2a gene encoding outer dense fiber protein 2 isoform X1: MIRAMRGTPSSPPLHVHVSNSTPVHVHVKKCQKSGSPKKPQEKKRMDAESLRPTVKVKTRVPWIPPGKAPIRDASYKWEGPTHRLEITPLSEPDRAPSALHLEDLSTDEEEALHGRMNQYEKKIDSLMTEVSSLKSEVEMRKKEQMLERQSERLSASQRVIAEQEEELAEVTKELEVTEMENSRLRESMEKILGESDFSRLERDNLLQEKDILLRKLLEAEMDGTAAAKQVSALRDTMSRMSRSVSEKKLSGSESSLMVRQKELLLQKLETFEETNRALRRLLREQHGREMDTQRLLEQKDCILKKLTDIERENSQLLRKIQDKEKEIVQLTSLLQNEKENSKTTSELSKVLESTRAHLQGQLRSKEAENNRLTVQIKNLERTSSQQQGEVDHLQGQLRELRQRAEADKEALKRATRAQKQRAERSEDMAGQLSAQLMEMETRLADAISAAENWSGCHDKEEKEKIQLEREISVLNNRITDLTEQLHSIEDKSRAERESLLDRLHMFTTESATARLENQNLKATLSALEEKLSLSQTEVHKVKTSVQQYESLVDSYKAQVQKTRSEADGYSLRLEQAEREARAVRESLDQEVEQVRRQLLDQLMELEPLPEQLRQSELQLQEAQDKERAQERKSTELSNVLSELRMKVEQQGSQLEILRHKNIMVLDENKQLQHRVESLDRKLEEATTQNRDLMQVISKREETIQTNQVRLEEKSRECSILTRQLEETLEDARRQVNQTRERAALKERSTQSKVVELEIQLSRTTTEVNQLQRAKEEAERRYQSRLQDVKDRLEQSDSTNRSLQNYVQFLKASYSNVFADPAVSASLHPPSPF; this comes from the exons ATG ATAAGAGCAATGAGAGGTACCCCTTCATCACCGCCCCTGCACGTGCACGTTTCAAACAGCACAcctgtgcatgtgcatgtaaaGAAGTGCCAGAAATCTGGTTCTCCCAAGAAGCCTCAG GAAAAGAAAAGGATGGATGCAGAGAGTCTCCGTCCCACAGTCAAAGTAAAAACTAGGGTTCCATGGATACCACCAGGGAAAGCCCCAATACGAGATGCCTCATACAAGTGGGAG GGGCCAACACACCGTTTGGAGATTACCCCTCTTTCAGAGCCAGATCGAGCACCATCAGCGTTGCATCTGGAAGACCTCTCCACTGATGAAGAGGAGGCACTGCATGGGCGGATGAATCAGTATGAGAAAAAGATTGACAGTCTGATGACAGAGGTCAGCTCACTGAAGAGTGAG GTAGAAATGCGGAAAAAGGAGCAAATGCTCGAGCGTCAGTCAGAAAGATTGAGTGCTTCTCAGCGGGTCATCGctgagcaggaggaagagcttGCTGAGGTTACCAAGGAACTGGAGGTGACAGAGATGGAGAACTCTCGCCTTCGTGAGTCCATGGAGAAGATCCTGGGGGAGTCTGACTTCAGCAG ACTGGAGAGAGACAATCTGCTACAAGAGAAGGACATCCTCCTcaggaagctgctggaggcAGAAATGGATGGCACCGCTGCAGCTAAGCAGGTGTCTGCACTCAGGGACACCATGAGCCGCATGTCCaggagcgtgagt GAAAAGAAATTGTCAGGGTCAGAATCGTCACTCATGGTTCGGCAGAAGGAACTGCTCCTGCAGAAGTTAGAAACTTTTGAAGAAACCAACCGCGCCTTGCGTCGTCTCCTGAGGGAGCAGCATGGCCGTGAG ATGGACACACAGCGCCTGTTGGAACAGAAAGACTGTATACTGAAGAAGCTCACagatatagagagagagaactcA CAACTTCTCAGGAAAATTCAGGACAAAGAGAAGGAAATTGTTCAGCTAACATCACTTCTACAAAATGAAAAG GAGAATTCTAAGACCACCAGTGAGTTATCAAAAGTTCTTGAATCGACCCGGGCCCACCTTCAAGGCCAGCTACGCAGCAAGGAAGCAGAGAACAACAGACTCACAGTCCAGATAAAG AACTTGGAGCGAACGTCTAGTCAGCAGCAAGGGGAGGTGGATCACCTCCAGGGGCAGCTGCGGGAGCTGAGGCAGCGGGCAGAGGCAGATAAAGAGGCACTTAAAAGGGCGACACGGGCACAAAAACAGCGTGCAGAGCGCAGTGAGGACATGGCTGGACAGCTCAGCGCCCAATTGATGGAGATG GAGACTCGACTGGCTGATGCCATATCAGCAGCAGAGAACTGGAGCGGTTGTCATgacaaagaagaaaaggagaaaatccAGTTGGAGAGGGAAATCTCTGTCCTGAACAATCGCATAACAGACCTGACCGAGCAGCTCCACAGCATCGAGGATAAGTCCcgagcagagagagaaagcctTCTAGACCGACTCCACATGTTCACTACAGAAAGTGCCACAGCCAGACTAGAAAACCAGAACTTGAAG GCCACTCTGTCTGCTCTAGAAGAGAAGCTGTCTCTGTCCCAGACTGAGGTGCACAAGGTGAAGACATCGGTCCAGCAGTATGAGAGTCTAGTGGACAGTTACAAGGCCCAG GTGCAGAAGACCCGTAGTGAGGCGGATGGTTACAGCCTGCGCTTGGAGCAGGCAGAGCGGGAGGCGCGTGCAGTGCGTGAGTCTCTTGACCAGGAGGTAGAACAGGTGAGGAGGCAGCTGCTGGATCAACTGATGGAGCTCGAGCCCCTGCCTGAGCAGCTGAGGCAGTCTGAactgcagctgcaggaggctCAGGACAAAGAGAGGGCCCAAGAGCGGAAAAGCACAGAGCTCAGCAATGTTTTGTCAGAACTACGCATGAAG gtgGAACAGCAGGGAAGTCAGTTGGAGATACTGAGGCATAAGAACATAATGGTGTTGGATGAGAACAAACAGCTTCAGCATAGAGTGGAGTCTCTTGACCG TAAGCTGGAAGAAGCCACCACCCAGAACCGAGACTTAATGCAGGTCATTTCCAAGCGTGAGGAGACAATTCAGACCAATCAGGTCCGTTTAGAAGAAAAGTCACGGGAGTGTAGCATTCTGACTCGGCAGCTGGAGGAAACGCTGGAGGATGCGCGTCGACAG GTTAACCAGACAAGAGAACGAGCTGCATTGAAGGAGCGTTCGACTCAGTCTAAGGTGGTGGAACTGGAGATACAGTTAAGCAGGACCACCACAGAGGTGAACCAGCTGCAACGGGCTAAAGAGGAG GCAGAGAGACGATACCAGAGCAGGCTGCAGGATGTGAAGGATCGTCTGGAGCAGTCAGACAGCACTAATCGCAGCCTACAGAACTATGTCCAGTTTCTAAAGGCGTCCTATTCCAATGTTTTTGCTGACCCTGCAGTCTCTGCCTCATTGCATCCACCTTCTCCATTCTGA
- the odf2a gene encoding outer dense fiber protein 2 isoform X2: protein MIRAMRGTPSSPPLHVHVSNSTPVHVHVKKCQKSGSPKKPQEKKRMDAESLRPTVKVKTRVPWIPPGKAPIRDASYKWEGPTHRLEITPLSEPDRAPSALHLEDLSTDEEEALHGRMNQYEKKIDSLMTEVSSLKSEVEMRKKEQMLERQSERLSASQRVIAEQEEELAEVTKELEVTEMENSRLRESMEKILGESDFSRLERDNLLQEKDILLRKLLEAEMDGTAAAKQVSALRDTMSRMSRSEKKLSGSESSLMVRQKELLLQKLETFEETNRALRRLLREQHGREMDTQRLLEQKDCILKKLTDIERENSQLLRKIQDKEKEIVQLTSLLQNEKENSKTTSELSKVLESTRAHLQGQLRSKEAENNRLTVQIKNLERTSSQQQGEVDHLQGQLRELRQRAEADKEALKRATRAQKQRAERSEDMAGQLSAQLMEMETRLADAISAAENWSGCHDKEEKEKIQLEREISVLNNRITDLTEQLHSIEDKSRAERESLLDRLHMFTTESATARLENQNLKATLSALEEKLSLSQTEVHKVKTSVQQYESLVDSYKAQVQKTRSEADGYSLRLEQAEREARAVRESLDQEVEQVRRQLLDQLMELEPLPEQLRQSELQLQEAQDKERAQERKSTELSNVLSELRMKVEQQGSQLEILRHKNIMVLDENKQLQHRVESLDRKLEEATTQNRDLMQVISKREETIQTNQVRLEEKSRECSILTRQLEETLEDARRQVNQTRERAALKERSTQSKVVELEIQLSRTTTEVNQLQRAKEEAERRYQSRLQDVKDRLEQSDSTNRSLQNYVQFLKASYSNVFADPAVSASLHPPSPF from the exons ATG ATAAGAGCAATGAGAGGTACCCCTTCATCACCGCCCCTGCACGTGCACGTTTCAAACAGCACAcctgtgcatgtgcatgtaaaGAAGTGCCAGAAATCTGGTTCTCCCAAGAAGCCTCAG GAAAAGAAAAGGATGGATGCAGAGAGTCTCCGTCCCACAGTCAAAGTAAAAACTAGGGTTCCATGGATACCACCAGGGAAAGCCCCAATACGAGATGCCTCATACAAGTGGGAG GGGCCAACACACCGTTTGGAGATTACCCCTCTTTCAGAGCCAGATCGAGCACCATCAGCGTTGCATCTGGAAGACCTCTCCACTGATGAAGAGGAGGCACTGCATGGGCGGATGAATCAGTATGAGAAAAAGATTGACAGTCTGATGACAGAGGTCAGCTCACTGAAGAGTGAG GTAGAAATGCGGAAAAAGGAGCAAATGCTCGAGCGTCAGTCAGAAAGATTGAGTGCTTCTCAGCGGGTCATCGctgagcaggaggaagagcttGCTGAGGTTACCAAGGAACTGGAGGTGACAGAGATGGAGAACTCTCGCCTTCGTGAGTCCATGGAGAAGATCCTGGGGGAGTCTGACTTCAGCAG ACTGGAGAGAGACAATCTGCTACAAGAGAAGGACATCCTCCTcaggaagctgctggaggcAGAAATGGATGGCACCGCTGCAGCTAAGCAGGTGTCTGCACTCAGGGACACCATGAGCCGCATGTCCaggagc GAAAAGAAATTGTCAGGGTCAGAATCGTCACTCATGGTTCGGCAGAAGGAACTGCTCCTGCAGAAGTTAGAAACTTTTGAAGAAACCAACCGCGCCTTGCGTCGTCTCCTGAGGGAGCAGCATGGCCGTGAG ATGGACACACAGCGCCTGTTGGAACAGAAAGACTGTATACTGAAGAAGCTCACagatatagagagagagaactcA CAACTTCTCAGGAAAATTCAGGACAAAGAGAAGGAAATTGTTCAGCTAACATCACTTCTACAAAATGAAAAG GAGAATTCTAAGACCACCAGTGAGTTATCAAAAGTTCTTGAATCGACCCGGGCCCACCTTCAAGGCCAGCTACGCAGCAAGGAAGCAGAGAACAACAGACTCACAGTCCAGATAAAG AACTTGGAGCGAACGTCTAGTCAGCAGCAAGGGGAGGTGGATCACCTCCAGGGGCAGCTGCGGGAGCTGAGGCAGCGGGCAGAGGCAGATAAAGAGGCACTTAAAAGGGCGACACGGGCACAAAAACAGCGTGCAGAGCGCAGTGAGGACATGGCTGGACAGCTCAGCGCCCAATTGATGGAGATG GAGACTCGACTGGCTGATGCCATATCAGCAGCAGAGAACTGGAGCGGTTGTCATgacaaagaagaaaaggagaaaatccAGTTGGAGAGGGAAATCTCTGTCCTGAACAATCGCATAACAGACCTGACCGAGCAGCTCCACAGCATCGAGGATAAGTCCcgagcagagagagaaagcctTCTAGACCGACTCCACATGTTCACTACAGAAAGTGCCACAGCCAGACTAGAAAACCAGAACTTGAAG GCCACTCTGTCTGCTCTAGAAGAGAAGCTGTCTCTGTCCCAGACTGAGGTGCACAAGGTGAAGACATCGGTCCAGCAGTATGAGAGTCTAGTGGACAGTTACAAGGCCCAG GTGCAGAAGACCCGTAGTGAGGCGGATGGTTACAGCCTGCGCTTGGAGCAGGCAGAGCGGGAGGCGCGTGCAGTGCGTGAGTCTCTTGACCAGGAGGTAGAACAGGTGAGGAGGCAGCTGCTGGATCAACTGATGGAGCTCGAGCCCCTGCCTGAGCAGCTGAGGCAGTCTGAactgcagctgcaggaggctCAGGACAAAGAGAGGGCCCAAGAGCGGAAAAGCACAGAGCTCAGCAATGTTTTGTCAGAACTACGCATGAAG gtgGAACAGCAGGGAAGTCAGTTGGAGATACTGAGGCATAAGAACATAATGGTGTTGGATGAGAACAAACAGCTTCAGCATAGAGTGGAGTCTCTTGACCG TAAGCTGGAAGAAGCCACCACCCAGAACCGAGACTTAATGCAGGTCATTTCCAAGCGTGAGGAGACAATTCAGACCAATCAGGTCCGTTTAGAAGAAAAGTCACGGGAGTGTAGCATTCTGACTCGGCAGCTGGAGGAAACGCTGGAGGATGCGCGTCGACAG GTTAACCAGACAAGAGAACGAGCTGCATTGAAGGAGCGTTCGACTCAGTCTAAGGTGGTGGAACTGGAGATACAGTTAAGCAGGACCACCACAGAGGTGAACCAGCTGCAACGGGCTAAAGAGGAG GCAGAGAGACGATACCAGAGCAGGCTGCAGGATGTGAAGGATCGTCTGGAGCAGTCAGACAGCACTAATCGCAGCCTACAGAACTATGTCCAGTTTCTAAAGGCGTCCTATTCCAATGTTTTTGCTGACCCTGCAGTCTCTGCCTCATTGCATCCACCTTCTCCATTCTGA